A single region of the Polyangiaceae bacterium genome encodes:
- a CDS encoding tetratricopeptide repeat protein: MNSPKRVLRIEELDGLLDQPLESPDPVLDALVTAAAKGQPHPELWAKLHRSAERDDKLAELAFAYEHLAQDRRIKLLSPEHQAEVFLHAVGFFADDFGDPDGAIAYAERALTVAPGAPGVIERMEALLVETGDRGRLAKLQADLAGHEREPESQLARLRRALELLDGQGDSDALAIDVCQRILRLDPSDARALGDLEARLIAAGKPREAAKVLEQALLREPPVSDEDAARIQNRLVELYTNDVREPHRAIPHVEALLLREPGHALAMDVAEALVENRAVAARAAAALSDAYDKLGLSERAAAMLNMELKLARGPRRMEVQRRLALIRRDQGDPAGAFELLGPVVSADPGDDEGRRAYVELALSLEQPTEAARLLTRALGSCKDPAVRSRVGAEIGTVYLRSGDVKRAEAAFQQVLDGGEDERAMLVAARHLADLHAESGNLHALAAALEVSVRLESNPELRHAAARRLAKLAEGEIDDSARAIHAWQGLVDSPWADEALRRLSTLYEASGDTERLIEVIERRAQRVRDPEEARQLAFRAAELRTTAGRDRAAALGAWRALIAQYGSTREAHARMIPLLEQEKQWKELAWVLEREVEIAPPEEQAQVLGRLAQVRLTRLDDIAGALAAYQRALAADPSDKGTRAAVEKLLSNEGARAEAAQVLEPIFRAEEPGTGLVRVLETKAALAEYPADRIASLDEAVSIAAGVLDEPERALALATEALAASVDGARDRIAYWLGRVQEIAEQVGSAKARAAALMQALGDRPVDDPELSALARAAGDALVAGGDIAGGVEVLRRALAFEPTSAELLGRIDELLAQQGSPEERLALYRSALERPNEPARRREILHAMAALQQELGDVAGAVQTHQLALSDDEKDFAAHRALCELFAAARDWRALYGELSRALPLWEGERRIATLVRMAEVAAEAGDALRALAHYRDLLSSTELDDVQLENIELLANANNDAETLKVVLERRVAAAPPEERAALLEKLGLVLAKQLGEGERAAAAWLEGARLSEAAMDDERARRLYERVLGVTPNDAEAARRLVELYARSGQWHKIPEPFAVVLGAGGDERDHAGIVLALEPSVADAAARDVFVHLLDAVLERAPSEGPKVRQVLVAKARILAGDASRRDEVAEIYRRLLHGEGDDSPQIADAFNVFLAGGELTPARVADRRWLFEWRAVHAADPTTVLMAWAVAEETTFESPEEAARVYQRVLEHDPERTDAMSQLARLQAVSGDAQGALDTLKELAGRSEGEAKTAVELSMASILLERLERADEAIAVLESILDAAPGDADALRLVRTALAYETARPKAAALLERLAASAETPEEKAEVLESLLAVSAGLDELAESRGRWFADLLDCKSGDDEAILAIALRGAEERPTEDSLWEAAERAARHLDRPGPVADAYAASLTDDLSPEIAEELGRRMVEFTEEWFDDQERVVELLRRVLTLAPAATWAFDRLKLAFNASGRWPELFALYDEALTRSDDDGAKMELLREASMAAKDFANDSERAIGYLEQLNRLSPGDGRIEASLERLYERQGHVEPLIQLLSGRLPSLSGSQLSELRARIAGLWLDLADPVSAFELIDAMLADGGQGQSVRDLLERLVQLPAARDSIAPPSIAPEGEGKKKKGKKQRAISVRHAAAELLKKEYEAAGSLTDVARMLEIELELAASKEERITGLEAIVELRLGELNDTAGAFESVAQLVALAPGEMRYRTRLGELAGQLDEQERRASLLVTIADGSGDIDERIGLVTEAAGVRQHEMRDAAGAIELYAAVLELAGDRREPALGAARELDGLLEATDRVAERCDVLERLAQLESEPDRRRAALGNAAHVAHERLSDFDRATKNWRVRLADDARDADALDGLVASLDAAQRHAELVEALTERAQLTEDPERQRSDRVAVARIVAERLSDASRAIDLWQAIERDLGVNDESFQALSALLSAEGRFDELALAIEAEVRRNDDPERRRALLSDLGAVHQSRTGDLPASLAAFVRAEDWPRAMEVAATEVDDRDLGRSLAERLLSLAVEAWDEHAAPGSGPETAARWAVSELSGKLAHEGRHRDVVRLLLDASKMPFSREERRSHLREAACIASDRVGDPNHAIELFRDLFEEDPADEIAQSSVTRLAKLLEDAEAYSKLAALWEEQARCRVTLGSPAAAAALWARAADIAEQRLRDVDRAMADYREGAALGGEASLEALAKIHRDREEWAEAAQVLEWLCAQSSREALADRALALAEAYVRSDDADTARARLEQALTTALDAGAVRARLAELYREAEEWGPLARLLTEEAAKAPDDKSRLGHLREAARLHVHRRGAPQEAVPLLSRAIEIDPDDPKIRLALAEAYTKAGAFEDATGVLRAQIERYGSRRPKDRALVHFQLARVALAADRRAEAIAELDVATKIDPAHPGILQALAKLAFEEEQLERAERMYRALLLVLGRADEEDAPSRAEALLDLSDIALRSGDETRAAEFVESAFEAALESAREAACLESAMRARERYDLVARAVQTRLERADSPAEAARALADLAFLHAERLGGLASVETDLQRRAQHIHEQLESAEAKDDRAWAALGKVYDWLGDADAEARVLERRVAGWSRAKAGREGADPFYRLAAVRLAAEDTRLHGVEVLERALELSPDLERAEALLRTVLDSGDERVVRAFEAVVRAKGDDRALGDALLRVVRLGGPVSDALREGVEVATRLEDPQLGRSLLEAALAGDDVTFSDDEAAWVRQALASHLEAAGEVGRAVALREEAATFLPPDRARGVLLEVARRAHAELGEAERARDIYERLLESEAADREVWEPLLEVYRSLGNTERLVQVITQTVPLVDSLSDRARLRLEQANLLLDDDKDDEAANILREILEEDPGQDRAAELLSSLLERAGRQDELTALLVTRIDTAKDRQDIPQLLQTSSKLGKLLEAAGRPDDAFDVYFAVLDWDKSDREILSAVLRLAEQKDDAFLIADALEALLRVERGEAALELAERLVDMRNEQGDDEGAERALELGFVACPTHVEIRDALLERCDAPRAARLLRDAIRVAPDDRELLGRMLEAHRNAGEQAEALPIVDELLGEEAVDGELLVAKAQLLDDVDRSDEALEALEAARALGMNVTEALVGALERALLRAEPPRDQELSLWLVSVLEQAGDVEGARARLGELVREAPKDTETLRRLAELEARTEHWDGAATAYRKLIALVEGGELTDVALALADACERAGRFADARGGLERALKAAPADTRLRERLRAMYEATGQHRELAELVLEDARNEQQVGVRLGHLLHAGALLLASEDDAPYAVQILEEARGLSPENVDGIVLLARGYSMTGRGTEAMTLLGDLVAANRGRRMPELAPVYQEMSRLQLQEGLLDDALGSLTRAFEMDMKNPRIALELGQLALDLDHEEIAARAYRSVTMLRPGADGEPADMGHAMRAHAQFQLALIARNKGDARRARLLVTKALTDNPDHPQAQALLAELDAG, translated from the coding sequence ATGAACTCACCGAAGAGGGTACTGCGAATCGAGGAGCTCGATGGGCTGCTCGACCAACCGCTCGAGTCGCCGGATCCGGTGCTCGACGCGCTCGTCACGGCAGCCGCCAAGGGCCAACCCCACCCCGAGCTGTGGGCGAAGCTCCACCGCAGCGCCGAGCGGGACGACAAGCTGGCGGAACTTGCCTTTGCATACGAGCACTTGGCGCAGGATCGCCGGATCAAGCTGCTGTCGCCGGAGCACCAGGCGGAGGTGTTCCTACATGCGGTCGGCTTCTTCGCCGACGACTTCGGTGATCCAGATGGCGCCATCGCCTATGCAGAGCGGGCGCTGACGGTGGCGCCGGGAGCTCCTGGCGTGATCGAGCGGATGGAGGCGCTCCTCGTCGAGACCGGCGATCGGGGTCGTCTGGCCAAGCTGCAAGCGGACTTGGCGGGACACGAGCGGGAGCCGGAGAGCCAGCTCGCTCGACTGCGGCGGGCCCTGGAGTTGCTCGATGGTCAAGGTGATTCCGATGCGCTGGCCATCGACGTGTGTCAGCGGATCTTGCGGCTCGATCCGAGCGACGCGCGGGCGCTGGGAGATCTCGAAGCTCGGCTGATTGCCGCCGGCAAGCCCCGCGAGGCGGCGAAGGTGCTGGAGCAAGCGCTGCTGCGCGAGCCGCCCGTCTCCGACGAAGACGCGGCGCGGATCCAGAACCGCTTGGTGGAGCTGTACACCAACGACGTGCGCGAGCCGCATCGCGCCATCCCTCACGTGGAAGCGCTGCTTCTGCGCGAGCCTGGCCACGCCTTGGCCATGGACGTCGCCGAAGCGCTGGTCGAAAACCGTGCGGTTGCGGCGCGCGCGGCCGCGGCGCTGTCGGACGCGTACGACAAGCTGGGACTCTCGGAGCGGGCCGCCGCGATGCTCAACATGGAGCTCAAGCTGGCGCGTGGTCCGCGGCGCATGGAAGTGCAGCGGCGCTTGGCGCTGATCCGCCGCGATCAGGGCGACCCGGCAGGGGCGTTCGAGCTCCTCGGCCCGGTGGTGAGCGCAGACCCCGGAGACGACGAGGGCCGCCGCGCCTACGTGGAGCTGGCGCTGTCCTTGGAGCAGCCCACGGAAGCCGCGCGGCTCCTGACCCGGGCGCTGGGCAGCTGCAAGGACCCGGCGGTCCGCTCCCGGGTCGGGGCCGAGATCGGCACGGTGTACCTGCGCAGCGGCGACGTGAAGCGCGCCGAGGCCGCATTCCAGCAGGTGCTCGATGGCGGCGAGGACGAGCGCGCGATGCTGGTCGCGGCGCGCCATCTCGCCGACCTGCACGCCGAGAGCGGCAACCTGCATGCGTTGGCGGCGGCGCTGGAGGTCTCCGTGCGCTTGGAGTCGAACCCCGAGCTGCGGCATGCGGCGGCGCGCCGCTTGGCCAAGCTCGCAGAAGGCGAGATCGACGACAGCGCGCGGGCGATCCACGCCTGGCAAGGGCTGGTGGACTCGCCCTGGGCGGACGAAGCCCTGCGGCGGCTGTCCACGCTGTACGAAGCGAGCGGCGACACCGAACGGCTGATCGAAGTGATCGAGCGGCGCGCCCAGCGCGTGCGCGATCCGGAAGAAGCTCGACAGCTCGCGTTCCGCGCGGCGGAGCTGCGGACCACGGCGGGGCGCGATCGCGCGGCGGCGCTGGGGGCGTGGCGGGCGCTGATCGCCCAATATGGTTCCACGCGCGAAGCGCATGCCCGGATGATTCCGCTACTCGAGCAGGAAAAGCAGTGGAAGGAGCTGGCGTGGGTGCTCGAGCGCGAGGTGGAGATCGCGCCGCCGGAGGAACAGGCGCAGGTGCTCGGGCGGTTGGCGCAGGTGCGCCTGACTCGCTTGGACGACATCGCTGGAGCGCTGGCGGCCTATCAGCGCGCTCTGGCTGCGGATCCGTCCGACAAGGGCACGCGCGCCGCCGTGGAAAAGCTGCTGTCGAACGAGGGCGCCCGCGCCGAGGCTGCTCAGGTGCTCGAGCCCATCTTCCGGGCGGAAGAACCGGGCACGGGGTTGGTGCGCGTGCTCGAGACCAAGGCAGCGCTGGCGGAGTACCCGGCGGATCGCATCGCGAGCCTGGACGAGGCCGTGAGCATTGCCGCGGGGGTGCTCGACGAGCCCGAGCGGGCGCTCGCCCTGGCCACCGAGGCGCTGGCCGCGAGCGTCGATGGAGCCCGGGATCGCATTGCGTACTGGCTCGGCCGGGTGCAGGAGATCGCCGAGCAGGTGGGCTCGGCGAAAGCGCGGGCGGCGGCGCTGATGCAAGCGCTGGGAGATCGCCCGGTGGACGACCCGGAGCTGTCGGCGCTGGCTCGAGCGGCCGGCGATGCCCTCGTCGCCGGCGGAGATATCGCTGGCGGTGTGGAGGTGCTGCGGCGTGCGCTGGCCTTCGAGCCCACGAGCGCGGAGCTGCTCGGTCGCATCGACGAGCTGCTCGCGCAGCAGGGGAGCCCGGAGGAGCGCCTGGCGCTCTATCGCTCCGCCTTGGAGCGTCCCAACGAGCCGGCCCGACGCCGGGAGATCTTGCACGCGATGGCCGCGCTGCAGCAGGAGCTGGGAGACGTGGCCGGTGCGGTGCAGACCCACCAGTTGGCGCTCTCCGACGACGAGAAGGACTTCGCCGCGCACCGAGCGCTCTGTGAGCTGTTCGCGGCGGCTCGCGATTGGCGCGCGCTGTATGGCGAGCTGTCGCGGGCGCTGCCTTTGTGGGAGGGCGAACGGCGCATCGCCACGCTGGTGCGCATGGCGGAGGTGGCGGCAGAAGCCGGGGACGCGCTGCGCGCCCTCGCGCACTACCGAGACCTGCTTTCCTCCACCGAGCTCGACGACGTACAGCTCGAGAACATCGAGCTGTTGGCCAACGCGAACAACGACGCTGAGACGTTGAAGGTGGTGCTGGAGCGCCGCGTGGCGGCGGCGCCGCCGGAAGAACGCGCCGCGCTGCTCGAGAAGCTCGGCCTGGTGTTGGCCAAGCAGCTGGGGGAGGGAGAACGTGCCGCCGCCGCGTGGTTGGAAGGTGCGCGGCTCAGCGAAGCGGCAATGGATGACGAGCGCGCACGGCGCTTGTACGAGCGCGTGCTCGGCGTGACGCCGAACGACGCGGAGGCCGCGCGGCGGCTGGTGGAGCTCTACGCGCGCTCGGGGCAGTGGCACAAGATCCCCGAGCCCTTCGCGGTGGTGCTCGGCGCCGGCGGGGACGAACGAGACCATGCCGGTATCGTGCTGGCGCTGGAGCCGAGCGTGGCCGACGCCGCGGCTCGAGACGTGTTCGTGCACTTGCTCGACGCGGTGCTCGAGCGGGCGCCCTCGGAAGGGCCCAAGGTGCGCCAGGTGCTGGTGGCCAAGGCGCGCATCCTCGCCGGGGATGCCAGCCGTCGGGACGAGGTTGCGGAGATCTACCGGCGCCTGTTGCACGGCGAGGGGGACGACTCGCCGCAGATCGCCGACGCCTTCAACGTGTTCCTCGCGGGCGGCGAGCTGACCCCGGCGCGGGTCGCCGATCGACGCTGGCTGTTCGAGTGGCGCGCCGTTCATGCGGCCGACCCCACGACCGTACTGATGGCCTGGGCGGTGGCGGAGGAGACGACCTTCGAGAGCCCGGAGGAGGCAGCGCGGGTCTATCAACGGGTGCTGGAGCACGATCCCGAGCGCACCGACGCCATGAGCCAGCTCGCGCGTCTGCAGGCCGTGTCCGGCGACGCCCAGGGCGCGCTGGACACGCTGAAGGAGCTCGCCGGGCGCAGCGAAGGGGAAGCGAAGACGGCCGTCGAGCTCAGCATGGCGTCCATATTGCTGGAGCGCCTGGAGCGGGCCGACGAAGCGATCGCCGTGCTGGAATCCATTCTCGACGCGGCCCCTGGAGACGCCGACGCCCTGCGGCTGGTGCGAACGGCGCTGGCCTACGAGACGGCGCGGCCCAAAGCGGCCGCCCTGCTGGAGCGCTTGGCTGCGAGCGCGGAGACCCCCGAGGAGAAAGCCGAGGTCTTGGAGTCCCTGCTCGCGGTGAGCGCGGGTCTCGACGAGCTGGCCGAGTCCCGCGGGCGGTGGTTCGCGGATCTCCTCGACTGCAAGAGCGGAGACGACGAAGCCATCTTGGCGATCGCGCTTCGGGGCGCCGAGGAGCGGCCGACGGAGGACTCGCTGTGGGAGGCGGCCGAACGCGCCGCTCGCCACCTGGATCGGCCCGGACCGGTGGCGGACGCCTACGCCGCGTCCCTCACCGACGATCTCAGCCCGGAGATCGCCGAAGAGCTCGGCCGCCGCATGGTGGAGTTCACGGAAGAGTGGTTCGACGATCAGGAACGCGTCGTGGAGCTGCTCCGGCGCGTGCTCACGCTGGCGCCGGCGGCCACCTGGGCCTTCGACCGCCTGAAGCTCGCGTTCAACGCGTCTGGTCGTTGGCCCGAGCTGTTCGCACTCTACGACGAGGCGCTCACGCGGAGTGACGACGACGGCGCCAAGATGGAGCTCTTGCGCGAAGCGTCCATGGCGGCGAAGGATTTCGCCAACGACTCCGAGCGCGCCATCGGATACCTGGAACAGCTCAATCGGCTGTCCCCGGGAGACGGCCGCATCGAGGCGTCCCTCGAGCGCCTGTATGAGCGGCAAGGCCACGTGGAGCCGCTCATCCAGCTGCTCTCCGGGCGCTTGCCCAGCCTCAGCGGATCTCAGCTCTCGGAGCTCCGAGCGCGGATCGCCGGGCTGTGGCTGGATCTGGCGGATCCGGTGTCCGCCTTCGAGCTCATCGACGCCATGCTGGCGGACGGCGGACAGGGGCAGAGCGTGCGGGATCTGCTCGAGCGCTTGGTGCAGCTGCCGGCGGCCCGGGACTCCATCGCACCCCCGTCCATCGCGCCGGAGGGCGAAGGCAAGAAGAAGAAGGGCAAGAAACAGCGTGCGATATCGGTGCGCCACGCGGCGGCGGAGCTCCTGAAGAAGGAATACGAGGCGGCAGGCAGCCTGACGGACGTCGCGCGCATGTTGGAGATCGAGCTCGAGCTGGCCGCGAGCAAGGAGGAGCGCATCACCGGTCTCGAGGCCATAGTCGAGCTGCGGCTGGGCGAGCTGAACGACACCGCGGGCGCCTTCGAGTCCGTGGCGCAGCTGGTCGCGCTGGCGCCCGGCGAGATGCGCTACCGGACGCGGCTCGGGGAGCTCGCCGGTCAGCTCGACGAGCAGGAGAGGCGCGCCTCGCTGCTGGTGACCATCGCGGACGGTTCGGGGGACATCGACGAGCGCATCGGCCTGGTGACGGAAGCTGCCGGTGTGCGACAGCACGAGATGCGCGACGCCGCGGGCGCCATCGAGCTGTACGCAGCGGTTCTGGAGCTGGCGGGGGATCGGCGCGAGCCGGCGCTCGGCGCTGCCCGCGAGCTCGATGGTCTGCTGGAGGCGACGGATCGGGTGGCCGAGCGGTGCGACGTGCTGGAGCGCCTGGCGCAGCTCGAGAGCGAGCCCGACCGGCGTCGCGCGGCGCTCGGCAACGCTGCGCACGTTGCCCATGAGCGCCTGTCGGATTTCGACCGCGCCACCAAGAACTGGCGGGTGCGGCTCGCGGACGACGCACGAGACGCCGACGCATTGGACGGTCTGGTCGCGTCCCTGGATGCGGCACAGCGCCACGCGGAGCTGGTCGAAGCACTGACCGAGCGCGCTCAGCTGACGGAAGATCCAGAACGCCAGCGCAGCGATCGCGTCGCGGTCGCGCGCATCGTTGCCGAGCGCCTGAGCGACGCCAGCCGTGCCATCGATCTGTGGCAGGCCATCGAGCGCGACCTGGGCGTGAACGACGAGAGCTTCCAGGCGCTGTCCGCGCTGCTCTCCGCCGAAGGGCGCTTCGACGAGCTGGCGCTGGCGATCGAGGCGGAGGTTCGCCGGAACGACGATCCCGAGCGGCGACGCGCGCTGTTGTCGGATCTCGGTGCGGTGCACCAGAGCCGCACGGGGGACTTGCCGGCAAGCCTCGCGGCTTTCGTGCGGGCCGAGGACTGGCCGCGGGCGATGGAAGTTGCCGCGACCGAAGTCGACGACCGCGATCTCGGGCGTTCCCTCGCGGAGCGTCTGCTCTCTCTGGCGGTCGAGGCCTGGGACGAGCACGCCGCTCCCGGCAGCGGGCCGGAGACCGCCGCGCGTTGGGCGGTGTCGGAGCTGTCCGGCAAGCTGGCGCACGAGGGCCGCCATCGCGACGTGGTGCGGCTGCTGCTGGACGCGTCCAAGATGCCGTTTTCCCGCGAAGAGCGCCGCTCGCACTTGCGGGAAGCCGCCTGCATCGCGTCGGACCGCGTCGGAGATCCGAACCACGCCATCGAGCTGTTCCGCGATCTGTTCGAGGAGGATCCCGCTGACGAGATCGCCCAGAGCTCGGTCACGCGGCTGGCCAAGCTGTTGGAGGACGCCGAGGCCTACTCCAAGCTCGCGGCGCTGTGGGAGGAGCAGGCACGCTGTCGCGTGACGCTCGGCAGCCCCGCCGCGGCGGCGGCGCTGTGGGCTCGGGCGGCCGACATCGCCGAGCAGCGCTTGCGGGACGTGGACCGCGCGATGGCCGACTACCGCGAGGGCGCCGCCCTGGGTGGCGAGGCATCGCTCGAAGCGCTGGCCAAGATCCATCGCGACCGCGAGGAGTGGGCCGAGGCGGCGCAGGTCCTCGAGTGGCTGTGCGCGCAGTCGTCCCGCGAAGCGCTGGCGGATCGCGCCCTGGCCCTGGCGGAAGCCTACGTGCGTTCGGATGATGCCGATACGGCGCGGGCACGCCTCGAGCAAGCGCTGACGACGGCGCTCGACGCGGGGGCCGTGCGGGCGCGGCTCGCGGAGCTCTATCGTGAGGCCGAAGAGTGGGGCCCGCTGGCTCGACTGCTCACCGAGGAAGCTGCCAAGGCGCCGGACGACAAGAGCCGCCTCGGCCATCTCCGAGAGGCCGCGCGTCTGCACGTGCATCGCCGCGGTGCTCCACAAGAAGCCGTGCCGCTGCTATCTCGGGCCATCGAGATCGATCCAGACGATCCCAAGATCCGACTGGCGCTGGCAGAGGCGTACACCAAGGCGGGGGCCTTCGAGGACGCGACCGGCGTGCTCCGAGCGCAGATCGAGCGCTACGGTTCTCGGCGACCCAAGGATCGTGCGCTCGTGCATTTCCAGCTCGCGCGGGTGGCCCTGGCGGCGGACCGGCGGGCAGAGGCCATCGCCGAGCTCGACGTCGCGACCAAGATCGACCCGGCACATCCCGGGATCCTGCAGGCGCTGGCCAAGCTCGCCTTCGAGGAAGAACAGCTCGAGCGCGCCGAGCGGATGTACCGCGCGCTGCTGTTGGTGCTCGGCCGGGCCGACGAGGAAGACGCGCCGAGCCGCGCCGAAGCGCTGCTGGATCTCAGCGACATCGCTCTGCGCTCGGGGGACGAGACGCGCGCGGCGGAGTTCGTGGAGTCGGCGTTCGAAGCCGCCCTCGAGAGCGCGCGGGAAGCGGCGTGCCTCGAGTCCGCGATGCGCGCGCGGGAGCGCTACGATCTCGTGGCCCGCGCGGTGCAGACCCGCCTCGAGCGGGCGGACAGCCCGGCGGAGGCCGCGCGCGCGCTGGCGGACCTCGCGTTTTTGCACGCGGAACGCCTCGGTGGTCTGGCCTCGGTGGAGACGGATCTGCAGCGCCGCGCCCAGCACATCCACGAGCAGCTCGAGAGCGCGGAGGCGAAGGACGACCGCGCCTGGGCGGCGCTCGGCAAGGTGTACGACTGGCTCGGCGACGCCGACGCCGAGGCACGCGTGCTCGAGCGGCGGGTGGCGGGTTGGTCGCGCGCCAAGGCGGGTCGCGAGGGGGCCGATCCGTTCTATCGTCTGGCGGCGGTGCGGCTCGCCGCGGAAGACACGCGGTTGCACGGCGTGGAGGTGCTCGAGCGCGCCCTGGAGCTGTCCCCGGACCTGGAGCGCGCCGAGGCGCTGCTCCGCACGGTGCTCGATTCCGGCGACGAACGCGTGGTCCGCGCCTTCGAGGCGGTGGTCCGGGCGAAGGGAGACGACCGCGCCCTGGGCGACGCCCTCTTGCGTGTGGTGCGCCTCGGCGGACCCGTCAGCGACGCCCTGCGGGAGGGCGTGGAAGTGGCGACGCGTCTGGAAGATCCGCAGTTGGGGCGTTCGCTCTTGGAGGCCGCCCTCGCGGGGGACGACGTCACCTTCTCGGACGACGAGGCGGCCTGGGTGCGGCAAGCGCTGGCGAGTCACCTCGAAGCCGCAGGAGAGGTCGGGCGCGCCGTCGCGCTGCGCGAGGAGGCCGCCACGTTCCTGCCCCCGGACCGGGCCCGCGGAGTGCTGCTGGAGGTCGCGCGCCGCGCCCACGCGGAGCTGGGCGAGGCGGAGCGAGCCCGAGACATCTACGAGCGGTTGCTCGAGAGCGAAGCGGCGGATCGCGAAGTATGGGAGCCGCTGCTCGAGGTGTACCGCAGTCTGGGGAACACCGAGCGCCTGGTCCAGGTCATCACGCAGACCGTCCCGCTGGTCGACTCACTCTCGGATCGCGCGCGCCTGCGGCTGGAGCAGGCGAACCTGTTGCTGGACGACGACAAGGACGACGAAGCGGCCAACATCTTGCGGGAGATCCTGGAAGAGGATCCTGGGCAGGATCGCGCGGCGGAGCTGCTCTCGAGCTTGCTCGAGCGCGCCGGGCGTCAGGACGAGCTGACGGCGCTATTGGTCACTCGCATCGACACCGCCAAGGACCGGCAGGACATTCCACAGCTTTTGCAGACGTCCTCGAAGCTCGGCAAGCTCTTGGAAGCCGCCGGACGACCGGATGACGCCTTCGACGTGTATTTCGCGGTGCTCGATTGGGACAAGAGCGATCGCGAGATCTTGAGCGCCGTTTTGCGCCTGGCCGAGCAAAAGGACGACGCGTTCCTGATCGCCGATGCTCTCGAAGCACTGCTGCGAGTGGAGCGCGGTGAAGCCGCGCTGGAGCTGGCCGAGCGGCTGGTGGACATGCGCAACGAGCAGGGAGACGACGAAGGCGCGGAGCGCGCCCTGGAGCTCGGTTTCGTCGCCTGCCCGACGCACGTAGAGATCCGCGACGCCCTGCTGGAGCGCTGCGACGCCCCCCGCGCTGCCCGGCTGTTGCGCGATGCGATCCGCGTGGCCCCGGACGACCGCGAGCTGCTCGGTCGCATGTTGGAGGCGCATCGCAACGCGGGAGAGCAGGCCGAGGCGCTGCCCATCGTCGACGAGCTGCTCGGAGAAGAAGCCGTGGACGGAGAGCTTCTGGTCGCCAAGGCGCAGCTTCTGGACGACGTGGATCGTTCCGACGAGGCGCTCGAAGCGCTGGAAGCAGCGCGAGCCCTGGGCATGAACGTCACCGAGGCCCTGGTCGGCGCCCTGGAACGGGCGCTGCTGCGAGCGGAGCCGCCACGCGACCAGGAGCTGTCGCTCTGGTTGGTGAGCGTCTTGGAACAGGCCGGAGACGTGGAGGGCGCGCGGGCTCGCCTGGGGGAGCTGGTTCGCGAGGCCCCCAAGGACACCGAGACCCTGCGCCGTCTCGCGGAGCTGGAGGCGCGGACGGAGCACTGGGACGGTGCGGCCACGGCGTATCGCAAGCTGATCGCGCTGGTGGAGGGCGGGGAGCTCACGGACGTCGCGCTGGCCCTCGCAGACGCCTGCGAACGTGCCGGGCGCTTTGCCGATGCACGCGGTGGGCTCGAACGCGCGCTCAAGGCAGCACCCGCGGACACTCGCCTGCGGGAGCGCTTGCGCGCCATGTACGAAGCCACGGGGCAGCACCGAGAGCTCGCAGAGCTGGTGCTGGAGGACGCCCGCAACGAGCAGCAGGTCGGCGTACGCCTCGGCCATCTGCTGCATGCCGGCGCCCTGCTGCTGGCGTCCGAGGACGACGCGCCCTACGCGGTGCAGATCTTGGAAGAAGCGCGGGGGCTCAGTCCCGAGAACGTGGACGGCATCGTGCTTCTGGCTCGCGGCTACTCGATGACGGGCCGCGGCACCGAGGCCATGACACTGCTGGGAGATCTGGTCGCCGCCAACCGCGGCCGGCGCATGCCGGAGCTCGCCCCGGTGTACCAGGAGATGTCACGGCTTCAGCTTCAAGAAGGCCTCTTGGACGACGCCCTCGGATCGCTCACTCGAGCGTTCGAAATGGACATGAAGAACCCGCGGATCGCTTTGGAGCTCGGGCAGCTGGCGCTGGATCTGGACCACGAAGAGATCGCCGCTCGGGCCTATCGCTCCGTGACCATGCTGCGTCCGGGAGCCGACGGCGAGCCCGCGGACATGGGCCACGCGATGCGCGCCCACGCGCAGTTCCAGCTCGCCCTCATCGCCCGCAACAAGGGCGACGCGCGTCGCGCGCGCTTGCTCGTCACCAAGGCGCTCACGGACAACCCCGATCACCCGCAGGCTCAGGCGCTGCTCGCCGAGCTCGACGCGGGTTGA